The DNA window GAGTTCACATCGACGGCGGTGTTTGGCACCTCGATGTCGGCTCATCACATCCTGGGGCTGAAGCCGGTCCCAAGGGTATGGCTGTTCGCCATTTAAAGTGGTACGCGAGCTGGGTTTAGAACGTCGTGAGACAGTTCGGTCCCTATCTGCCGTGGACGTTGGAGATTTGAGGAAAGTTGCTCCTAGTACGAGAGGACCGGAGTGAACGAACCGCTGGTGTTCCAGTTGTTTCGCCAGAAGCATTGCTGGGTAGCTATGTTCGGATAGGATAACCGCTGAAAGCATCTAAGCGGGAAGCCCCTTCCAAGATGAGATCTCCCTGAGGCCTTGAGCCTCCTGAAGAGCCGTTCAAGACCAGGACGTTGATAGGCTGGGTGTGTAAGCGCTGCGAGGCGTTGAGCTAACCAGTACTAATTGCTCGTGCGGCTTGACTATATAACACCCAAGACAATTGCGGATAACGCACTAAAGAAATCGTATCACGTTCCATCTCGTCCCCCAGTGATCAAACCGTTTTGTCTGACGACCATAGCGGCTTGGAACCACCTGATCCCATCCCGAACTCAGAAGTGAAACAAGCCTGCGCCGATGGTAGTGTGGCACTTGCCCATGTGAGAGTAGGTCATCGTCAGACTCTTAATACTAAAAACCCCAGCTTCGTACGAGGCTGGGGTTTTTTCATTTCTGAGTGTCAGTCATAAGCCACTTCCAGTGTAAATAACCTCCTAGCCAGCCAGCCAGCCCGCGCTGCTGTTCTGGTGATTCAACGGTAGCGCACCGCCGTCGTCAATGGCGGTGAACAGGGACAGGGCTTGGCTGTTGCCTAAATCACCTCAGCTGAACCATTCCTCGCTTACTGTGTTTGTTTCAGTAGCTTGTTCACCAGTGCTCTTAAAGCGGCTGGCTTAACGGGTTTATACAGAATCTGATAACCGCGATTAATCGCGTCTTCACGAACTTCTGGTGCCATATACCCGGTAATAAGTATTCCTGGGATCTGGGTTCCAAGCTCCGTTCGTACATTGTCCATCGCATCAAGACCGTTCTGGTTGTCATCGAGTTGGTAGTCGGCGAGGATGATATTCGGCTTGCGTCCTTCTAGTTTTTTTAGCGCCGTTTCCAAGCTCTCCGCAGCCGTAACATCGCACTTCCAGTTACCCAGCAGGGCAACCATGCCTTGCAGAATGGCGGAATCATTGTCGATGCAGAGCACGTGCAGACCACCAAGGCTGGCAACGCGCCGTGATACTGGTTGGCTACGGCTTATCTCTGTGTGTGTTTTCTCCGCAGCAGTAAGAGGGACCGTTATGCCGAAAACGCTGCCTTTCCCCTGTGTTGATAGCACCGTTACCGGGTGATTAAGCATGCCGCTGATACGATCAACGATGGCTAGGCCTAATCCCAGTCCTTTTTTGTCTTGTCCATGCTGGAACCGACGAAACTCTTCAAAAATGTGGGTTAATTGATCCTCGGACATTCCGGGACCGGTGTCCCAAATCTCGATTCTGAGGTAGCCCCTTAGGCGGCGGCACCCCATTAGAATTCGGCCGCTATCGCAATACCTGATCGCATTAGACAGGAAGTTCTGAACCGCCCGCCTGAGTAGCTTTGCATCAGACCGAACCCAAGCCGAACTGGGCACCACATTGAGTTCCAGACCTTGATCTTTGGCGATAGCAGAAAACTCGGTCGCAAGATGGCTCAGAAGATCATTTACCGGAAACACGGTAATGTCGGGTTCCAAGGCGCCCGCATCGAGTTTTGATATGTCCAGCAACGTACTAATGATTTCTTCCGCAGCGCCCAGGGAGCTGTCGATGTGCTGAATCAGTTCGGACGTTTCGCCGTTTACCGCTTTTCCTGATAGGGCAGAGGTGAATAATCGAGCGGCATTCAGGGGTTGCAACAAATCGTGGCTGGCTGCGGCCAGAAAACGGGTCTTACTTTGGTTAGCCTGCTCTGCAACGGACTTGGCTTTGAGCATTTGCTCGTTAATTACTTGCAGTTCTTGTGTCCGTTCACGAACGCGCTGCTCGAGATAGATATTGGTTTCTTTTAGCGCCTGCTCGGTGCGTCGCATTGGCGTGATGTCTTGGAAGGTCGTTACATAGCCGCCACCGGGGATGGGGCTGCCATCGATACGTATAACGGTGCCATCCGGGCGTTGACGCTCGTACGACATCGCTTCGCCTGCCCGCATACTGGCACAGCGGCCCTCGATGATTTCATCAATACGACGAGCGGATAGGTTAGCGTTCATTAAGTTATAGCGTATCAGGTCTTCGACCGGACGACCGACCCTTATATAGCCTTTGGGGTAGCTGAAAAGCTCTTGGTAGCGTTGATTCCAGACAACTAATTGTTGCTGGTGATTGACGACCGACACACCCAAACTGATGTTTTCTATAGCTGATTGCAGAAGTTCGCGGCTGAAGGTCATCGCCTGGGACGCTTCATCCACGATGCTTACAACGTCTTCAATCTGCATGTCACGGCCGGTCAGGGTCGATTCAAGTACAACCCTAGCGGTGGATGCCCCAATAACCGAAGCCAGCTGTCGTTCAATGTATTTCCGCAGGTGGGTAGATGCTTCCCTGTGAGGGTAAAGTCGAATTGCGTTTCGGCGCTCGTAATTATGGAACACGCTTTCCGAGCGTTCCTCCCCCATAAAACGATCCGTCAGTGCCTGAAGGTCAGACACCAGCACTTCACCCTGCCAGCTGTGGTTGGCGGGGTTGTCATGTCGGGGATCAAATTCCTGGAAGAATGCGGCAAGCTGAATTTTTTCCCGAATACGTTGGCGGGTTATCACAGATAACAGTAAATAGGCTGCTGTATTGATTCCTAGACTCCACAGTATGCCGTGGGTCATCTGATCGAGTTCTGAACCAAATAAGGCTGTTGGCCGTGTCCAGCTCCAACCGAACAGGCCGTTGTTGATTAGTCCATCATCTATCCAGCCTGTAGAAACCAGTGCCGGTAATAGCAGGGTGTAACACCAAACGGAGAAGCCCAGGCCAAGCCCCCAGATAGCGCCTGTCGCATTACCTTGTCGCCATAGAATGCCACCGACTAGAGCGGGGCCGAACTGTGCGGCGGCGGCGAAAGATAGCAGCCCGAAAGCGGTCAGGCTGTAGTCTTGTCCCGCCATGCGATAAAAACCGTAGGCGGTTAACAAAACGACGAAGATAGCGACGCGCCGAATGGTTAGTAGCAGGTAGCTCAAGTCCGCTCGACGGTTCATCCTCGGTCTGAAGAATTTTAGAAGCCCGGGCATGATGATTTCGTTGCTTACCATCGTGGATATGGCAACCGAGCAGACAATCACCATCGCCGCTGCTGCAGAACCGCCTCCAAGAAAGGCGAGTATCGCAAGCCACTGCTGGCCGGCCATTATTGGCAGTTGCAGGATCACAACGTCGGGATTGGTACCCAGGCTGTCTGCATATAAAAGACCTGCTGCGGCAATCGGGATTACGAATGCGGTTGCGATGATCAAATACACCGGCATAGCCCATCGGGCAACATCGAAGTCTCGATGATCTGCGTTCTCAACCACCATGACGTGGAATTGCCGTGGCAGACAGATAATCGCCAGCATGGCTACCAGCGTTTGGGTGATGAACGCTGGTGCATCGAAGCTGCCGGTCGTGAGCGTTCCGATTAAGTCTGCATCGGCGGCTTTTTGGAATAAGTCGCCGAATCCATTAAACAATCCGTAGCCAACGAATAGCCCGACGGCGATGAACGCAACCAATTTAATCAACGATTCGAAGGCAATCGCCTGAATCATGCCTCGATGATGTTCGGTAGATTCCAGGTGCCGGGTTCCAAATAGAACAGTAAATACGGCGAGGGTGAGGGTGATATACCATGCGGAATCGTTCCAGATCGTGCTGAGACCAGTCAGGGGGTGGCTATTATCTGACAAAACACTGAAACCAAGAGCGATCGCTTTGAGTTGTAAGGCTATATAGGGCACGCTGCCGATCAGTGCGACTGCAGCAACCATGGCCGCCAGCAATTGGGACTTACCATACCGTGACGCGATGAAATCGGCGATTGAGGTACTGTTGTTGCGTTTGCTGATATGAATAATTCGGCGAAGCAACGGCGCAAAAAAGAGAAAAACCAGGAGCGGGCCGAGGTAAATCGACGCAAAGCCGAAGCCTTCCTGAGTAGCACGTCCTACAGCTCCGTAAAACGTCCAGGAGGTGAAGTAAACCGCCAGAGAAAGGCTGTAGATATGTGTGCGGGCCAGAGTGTGGCGGTACAGCCTCGGATGCTTGTCGCCTGCCCAGGCAATGAAAAACAGCAGTGAAATGTAGGTGATCGATATTAAGACAAGCAGCCAGGCACTAATCATGTATTGCGTCTATCCAGTCAGATCTATCAGGCGCCACACACAGTGTTAAGTAGCGGATCGTTGATGTTGAGCCGTTTAAGGTTGTCCACCCGAGGGGTTCCATCGCTTGCCAAGGGGACTAGCTCTTGAGTTTGACAGTTGATCAGATGCACGCGGTGGGATACGGCATCCGTTACTGTTTGCTCAAACCGGTACAAGGTAAAGCGAACAATCTCGGCGTTCTCCGTATCCCGGGCAATGCTTTCGACATCTACTGCTGAAAATGCAGTGACGTAAGGAAACGCAAACGTCCATGGACGGAAGAATAATTGTTCCCGTTCAGTATCAACCACCACGGCTTCATCGGGCAATAGTGTTTGTTTGTGGTCGTACCAAGTGTATTCTCCGTAAACCAGATAACTCAGCATCCCGAGCCCTGCAAAAACCGGAATAATCCATCTGGGGGCTTTCTTAGCGGTGATGGCGCGAATGCCCAGTGCAATGCCAGCAGCGCCCAGGCCGCAAATAATCGTGGCCACAAAGTTCCAAAACATAAAACGGTATCCTCAATAAAGAACGGGCTTCCTCACTTGAGGAAGCCCGTTCGGTATCAACCTGTCATTATCAGTAACAAATCAGGTTGTCATGCAGTTCAGTGATCGTGGGCTGTACCGGCACCGCGAGGGTAACGGACGCTTTCAACCAATTCCTGAATTTCTACCGGCGGTTCAGCCGTCACTTTCGATACACTGAAGGCTACCGCAAAGTTAACGATTGCACCAATTGCACCAATAGACAGAGGGGAAATCCCCAGTACCCAGTTTTCAGGGGAGTCCGTCAGGGTGTTGGTGCCCGGAATGAACAGCCAGCCTTTGTAGGTGAAAATATACACCAAGGTAAAGGTAAGGCCCGCCAGCATGCCGGAAATTGCGCCCACATTATTTACCCGCTTGGAGAAGATACCCATCATCAACGCGGGGAACAGTGAGGCTCCTGCTATCCCGAAGGCCAGCGCCACTACTTGAGCGGCGAAACCCGGGGGATTTGCGCCTAGCCATGTGGCAACCACAATCGCGACAGCCATTGAAATTCGGGCCGCGAGCAATTCGCCTTTATCGCTGATGTTGGGGTTAAGTCGGCCTTTGATTAAATCGTGACTCACAGCAGACGATATTGCCAGTAATAACCCGGCGGCAGTAGACAGTGCTGCAGCCAAACCGCCTGCGGCAATCAAGCCAATAACCCATCCCGGCAGGTTGGCAATTTCAGGGTTCGCCAAAACCAGGATGTCGTTGTTGACGACCAGTTCGTTGCCTGCCCAGCCACGCTCGGAAGCGGTAGCGGCGAAGTCTGCATTCTTATCGTTATACAGCTGGATACGGCCATCGCTGTTTTTATCTTCGTACGAGATCAGGCCAGTTTCTTCCCAGGTGGCAATCCAGCCAGGACGCTGATCGTATTCGATCGGCTGAGCCTGAGTGCCTTCAGGATAGATGGTCGTCATCAGGTTCAAGCGAGCCATAGACGCTACGGCTGGCGCCGTCAGATAAAGCAGAGCAATGAAGACCAGCGCCCAGCCGCCGGACCAACGCGCATCCGATACTTTGGGAACTGTGAAGAAGCGGATGATGACGTGTGGTAAGCCGGCGGTACCGATCATCAGTGACAGGGTGAACAACACCATGTTCAACTTGTTATCGACATCGGCGGTGTATTGGTTGAAGCCTAGATCGGTGATGACTTGATTCAGCTTCGTCAGTAGCGGCAGGCCAGATTCGGTGTGAGTAGAAAACATACCGAGACCCGGAATCGGGTTGCCAGTCAGGTGAAGGGAGATAAAGACCGCCGGAATGGTGTAGGCCACGATGAGCACACAGTACTGTGCGACTTGGGTGTACGTGATGCCTTTCATGCCACCGAGTACAGCGTAGATGAAGACGACAATAGCGGCGATAATCAAACCGTTGGTTGCTTCAACTTCCAAAAAGCGAGAAAAAGCGACACCTGCGCCCGCCATCTGGCCGATGACGTAAGTAACCGACGCAACAATCAAGCAAATAACAGCCACGAGGCGTGCATTGGCACTGTAATATCGGTCACCGATGAATTCCGGAACCGTGAACTTGCCGAACTTGCGCAAGTAAGGAGCCAGTAACATGGCCAGCAAAACGTACCCGCCGGTCCAGCCCATCAAGAACGTAGAGTTGGCATAACCACCCGCAGCAATCAGGCCGGCCATGGAGATAAAGGAAGCCGCGGACATCCAGTCGGCGCCAATCGCCATACCGTTTGTAACAGGATGGACGCCGCCACCGGCAACGTAGAAGTCGCTGGTACTGCCGGCTTTTGCCCAAATGGCAATGCCGATGTAGATGAGGAAGGAACCCCCAACGAATAGCAAATTAATCGCAAATTGGCTCATGGGTGATTACTCCTCGTGTACGCCGAATTTTTCATCGATTTTGTTCATGCGCCATGCGTAGAAGAAAATCAGAATGATGAAAGTAATGATGGAACCTTGCTGGGCGAACCAGAAGCCTAGATCGGTACCACCTACTTCAATGCCGGCAAGCATTGGGCGTAGGAGAATTGCAGCGCCATATGAAACCGAAGCCCAAACGATCAGGCTTCCGAAGATTAGGCGAAGATTGGATTTCCAGTAGTTTTCAGCGTCGTAGCTATGTCCTGACATAAGCTCACTCCCATATTGTTTTTGTAAAGCTCGGCTGGCGATCTTTTTGGGTCATGCAGTTAGAGAAATTATTGTTCATAGTGTTGTTCTCTGACTTGTTGTCATTATCGACTTTACTCGTCAATGACATTATGGATATTGGCAAATGGTCTTATTAATTCGGCTTCAAAGCCGCGCCGTGTCAGGCTTTCGGGCGGGGTGGGGCGGCGCTAAAATCTCTTCATTTTCTGTAAACGTCGTTGATAACGCAGCTTTTGAGAGAGATCTTTCAGTGTTTTTACGTTTAATCGCTTGGCCGCGTTAAGGGCGATCAAGATGAGTTCTGCGGTTGCCATCGCATCGGCAGCCGCGTGATGCCGTTCACTAACTTCCAGTCCGAAAAGATCCGACCAATGATCCAGCCCCTTGCCTTTAGGATCTGCTTTCGGGAAAAAAGCGGGCATCAGTTCTGCAACGTCCATCCAAACGTGGGAGCGAGAGTAGCCGAGTTGGACTTTTAACGTCCTCTCGAGAAACCGTTTATCAAACTCGGCGTGATAGGCCAAGATCGGATCACCGTCCATCCATTCCAGCAGGTGTAGCAACGCTTCTTTTGTTTCCTGGCCCTGTGTGAGGGCTTCCGGGCCTATACCATGAATCAGCACGGTTTCACGGATGTCTAATTCAGGACGTCGAAGAATCAGATCGAACTGATCGTCCAGATGTATCGCGCCTTTCTCAATGGCCACCGCTCCAATGGCGATCACTTCATCCTTGGCCATGTTTAAACCGGTTGTTTCGAGGTCTAGAACGATCAGACGGGAACGGAAAAGTTTTTGCTCTCCTACCGTTTTGGGTGTTGGCAGATTTTCCGTATCGATCGTTGTATCGACGTTGCGTTCAGGAAAAAGCCAACGTTTAAAGTTCGAAAACATAGTGATGCCAAGCTCTATAATTGGTAGGCCAGTTCCAGCTTTTGCTGGAGCCGCTGGGCCTGACGAAAAGATTCCCTCAGGATACGCCGGTCGAGAGGGTTCAGGTCGTCCGGGTCAATGTAATTGGTGAGCGGTTCGTCATTGGCTAACATGTCCTGATGGGCTCGCATCCGTATTGCTTGAATCAGGCTGTAGGACTCTTTCCATGCACCGGCATCTTTGTCATCAAAAACGCCTTTTTTGGCGAGTTCACTCAGACGCTCAAGTGTGTTGGCTGCTTTGATCCCGTTCGCTAAGGCAAACACCCGGATGGATTCAACGAAAGGTGCCAAGCCTTGGCGTTTGAGATCCAGCACTTTCTTATTGTCGTCGTTCAGATAGCGGAAAGTGCGGAACATGGTAAGGGGCGGTTTGCGCTGAAGAGCGTTACCGGCCAACATTTTCTGAAACAGTGCGTTTTTCTGAATGCGTGCCAACACCTTGCTAAACAATCGCCTGAGCGGCTCCTCCGGTCCGAAAACCGCCCGCATGTCTAAAAAGATGGAAGAATAGACCAGGTTTTGAGGTGTGGATGCGTCGATAAAACGCTGAAACCAGTCGTCCCACTCCGCTTCACTGAGACACAGCTTGGGATTGCTGGCCATAATATTGCCTTTGCACAATGTGAAGCCGCATTGAGCCAGTTCGTCATTGACCTTGCGGGCAAACGGCAATAGCTTTCCGCGGACTTGGTCTTCGGTCATGTCGTCGGGAGTATCGAACAAGATGCCATTATCCTGATCGGTCAGAAGGGTCTGTTCCTGACGGCCCTCGCTGCCAAAGGTCAGCCAGGTGAAGGGTATTCCTGGGTCATTCTGCTTTAGATTTAATTCTAGTACGCGGCGCACAGTAACATCGTTTAGCGTGGTGATGATTTTGACAACCTGACCAGAATCCGCGCCGTGGGCAAGCATAGTGTCAACCAGCCTAGACACATCATGGCGCAGGCTAATTAACGTGCTTAATTGTGGAGCCGTACTGATGGTTCGAGCCAGGTGCACCAAATCGACTCGCTGTAATGAAAACAGGTCACGTTCCGAAA is part of the Marinobacter sp. JH2 genome and encodes:
- a CDS encoding DUF4212 domain-containing protein, which translates into the protein MSGHSYDAENYWKSNLRLIFGSLIVWASVSYGAAILLRPMLAGIEVGGTDLGFWFAQQGSIITFIILIFFYAWRMNKIDEKFGVHEE
- a CDS encoding PAS domain-containing hybrid sensor histidine kinase/response regulator, producing MISAWLLVLISITYISLLFFIAWAGDKHPRLYRHTLARTHIYSLSLAVYFTSWTFYGAVGRATQEGFGFASIYLGPLLVFLFFAPLLRRIIHISKRNNSTSIADFIASRYGKSQLLAAMVAAVALIGSVPYIALQLKAIALGFSVLSDNSHPLTGLSTIWNDSAWYITLTLAVFTVLFGTRHLESTEHHRGMIQAIAFESLIKLVAFIAVGLFVGYGLFNGFGDLFQKAADADLIGTLTTGSFDAPAFITQTLVAMLAIICLPRQFHVMVVENADHRDFDVARWAMPVYLIIATAFVIPIAAAGLLYADSLGTNPDVVILQLPIMAGQQWLAILAFLGGGSAAAAMVIVCSVAISTMVSNEIIMPGLLKFFRPRMNRRADLSYLLLTIRRVAIFVVLLTAYGFYRMAGQDYSLTAFGLLSFAAAAQFGPALVGGILWRQGNATGAIWGLGLGFSVWCYTLLLPALVSTGWIDDGLINNGLFGWSWTRPTALFGSELDQMTHGILWSLGINTAAYLLLSVITRQRIREKIQLAAFFQEFDPRHDNPANHSWQGEVLVSDLQALTDRFMGEERSESVFHNYERRNAIRLYPHREASTHLRKYIERQLASVIGASTARVVLESTLTGRDMQIEDVVSIVDEASQAMTFSRELLQSAIENISLGVSVVNHQQQLVVWNQRYQELFSYPKGYIRVGRPVEDLIRYNLMNANLSARRIDEIIEGRCASMRAGEAMSYERQRPDGTVIRIDGSPIPGGGYVTTFQDITPMRRTEQALKETNIYLEQRVRERTQELQVINEQMLKAKSVAEQANQSKTRFLAAASHDLLQPLNAARLFTSALSGKAVNGETSELIQHIDSSLGAAEEIISTLLDISKLDAGALEPDITVFPVNDLLSHLATEFSAIAKDQGLELNVVPSSAWVRSDAKLLRRAVQNFLSNAIRYCDSGRILMGCRRLRGYLRIEIWDTGPGMSEDQLTHIFEEFRRFQHGQDKKGLGLGLAIVDRISGMLNHPVTVLSTQGKGSVFGITVPLTAAEKTHTEISRSQPVSRRVASLGGLHVLCIDNDSAILQGMVALLGNWKCDVTAAESLETALKKLEGRKPNIILADYQLDDNQNGLDAMDNVRTELGTQIPGILITGYMAPEVREDAINRGYQILYKPVKPAALRALVNKLLKQTQ
- a CDS encoding putative nucleotidyltransferase substrate binding domain-containing protein, translating into MKTDSPDTTLPQNTRAIMTFLREHAPFSNMDDPHLAHFAENAKLTFFSDGEEVLSPEGGVVKDFWVVKQGRIRGERFSEKDNRAETTFEISKGECFPLAALIGERPTRTLHRAAGDTFCLSIDQPAFVTLFAESEPFRDFCLRGVSSLLDQVNQRIQSTAMASIGSSSSLDTPLERYALRAPIVCTADLPVNEAVARMHENNVGSIVVTDDRQQPTGIFTLRDLRMLIAEGVDSLSAPISQVMTPEPCRLLATEDAFDAAMVMAERHFAHVCVVDDNNRLIGVVSERDLFSLQRVDLVHLARTISTAPQLSTLISLRHDVSRLVDTMLAHGADSGQVVKIITTLNDVTVRRVLELNLKQNDPGIPFTWLTFGSEGRQEQTLLTDQDNGILFDTPDDMTEDQVRGKLLPFARKVNDELAQCGFTLCKGNIMASNPKLCLSEAEWDDWFQRFIDASTPQNLVYSSIFLDMRAVFGPEEPLRRLFSKVLARIQKNALFQKMLAGNALQRKPPLTMFRTFRYLNDDNKKVLDLKRQGLAPFVESIRVFALANGIKAANTLERLSELAKKGVFDDKDAGAWKESYSLIQAIRMRAHQDMLANDEPLTNYIDPDDLNPLDRRILRESFRQAQRLQQKLELAYQL
- a CDS encoding sodium:solute symporter family protein; translated protein: MSQFAINLLFVGGSFLIYIGIAIWAKAGSTSDFYVAGGGVHPVTNGMAIGADWMSAASFISMAGLIAAGGYANSTFLMGWTGGYVLLAMLLAPYLRKFGKFTVPEFIGDRYYSANARLVAVICLIVASVTYVIGQMAGAGVAFSRFLEVEATNGLIIAAIVVFIYAVLGGMKGITYTQVAQYCVLIVAYTIPAVFISLHLTGNPIPGLGMFSTHTESGLPLLTKLNQVITDLGFNQYTADVDNKLNMVLFTLSLMIGTAGLPHVIIRFFTVPKVSDARWSGGWALVFIALLYLTAPAVASMARLNLMTTIYPEGTQAQPIEYDQRPGWIATWEETGLISYEDKNSDGRIQLYNDKNADFAATASERGWAGNELVVNNDILVLANPEIANLPGWVIGLIAAGGLAAALSTAAGLLLAISSAVSHDLIKGRLNPNISDKGELLAARISMAVAIVVATWLGANPPGFAAQVVALAFGIAGASLFPALMMGIFSKRVNNVGAISGMLAGLTFTLVYIFTYKGWLFIPGTNTLTDSPENWVLGISPLSIGAIGAIVNFAVAFSVSKVTAEPPVEIQELVESVRYPRGAGTAHDH
- a CDS encoding 3'-5' exonuclease; its protein translation is MFSNFKRWLFPERNVDTTIDTENLPTPKTVGEQKLFRSRLIVLDLETTGLNMAKDEVIAIGAVAIEKGAIHLDDQFDLILRRPELDIRETVLIHGIGPEALTQGQETKEALLHLLEWMDGDPILAYHAEFDKRFLERTLKVQLGYSRSHVWMDVAELMPAFFPKADPKGKGLDHWSDLFGLEVSERHHAAADAMATAELILIALNAAKRLNVKTLKDLSQKLRYQRRLQKMKRF